In Mastacembelus armatus chromosome 5, fMasArm1.2, whole genome shotgun sequence, a single genomic region encodes these proteins:
- the lrrn1 gene encoding leucine-rich repeat neuronal protein 1 has protein sequence MARWRLECFYLGQVFIGLILVSIELSYVQSNECPQLCVCEIRPWFTPQSTYREAITVDCNDLRLTRIPGNLSSDTQVLLLQSNYIARTSEELEQLFNLTELDLSQNNFSSIRDVGLTNMSQLTTLHLEENQITEMPDYCLQDLSNLQELYINHNQINSISANAFSGLHNLLRLHLNSNKLKTINSQWFESTPNLEILMIGENPVVGIMDFNFKPLGNLRSLVLAGMDLTDIPGNAFVGLDNLESLSFYDNKLMRVPQKALQKLPNLKFLDLNKNPVHKIQEGDFKNMLRLKELGINNMAELVSIDHYAFDNLPELTKMEATNNPKFSYINHQAFRDVPALESLMLNNNALNALYYSTVDSLPNLHEISIHSNPLRCDCVIQWMSSNKTTVRFMEPLSMFCAMPAEVRGMHVQEVLQKNLATQCLPMISHDTFPSHLNLDIGMTVDLDCRAMSQPEPEIYWVTPMGNKVMVDTPSDKYTLSNEGTLRISHVQVEDSGRYTCVAQNSEGADTRVIAIRVNGTLLDSSHLMKIYVKQTESHSILVSWKVNSNVMISNLKWSSATMKIDNPHITYTAKVPVDVHEYNLTHLQPDTEYEVCLTVSNIYQQTQKSCVNVTTKQATFTVEISDQGTNTALAAVMGTLFAIISLASLGVYITKRWKRKNYHHSLKKYMQKTSSIPLNELYPPLINLWEADSDKEKEGSSETKPSQVDTSRSYYMW, from the coding sequence ATGGCTAGGTGGAGATTAGAGTGCTTTTATTTGGGCCAGGTGTTTATTGGCTTAATCTTGGTATCAATCGAACTATCCTATGTTCAGAGCAATGAGTGTCCCCAGCTGTGTGTATGCGAGATCCGGCCCTGGTTTACCCCGCAGTCAACCTACAGAGAAGCCATCACTGTGGACTGCAATGACCTTCGCTTAACACGCATTCCAGGGAACCTCTCCAGTGACACTCAGGTTCTCCTCCTACAGAGTAACTACATTGCCAGGACCAGTGAGGAGCTGGAGCAGCTCTTCAACCTGACTGAACTGGACTTGTCCCAGAACAATTTCAGTAGCATTCGAGATGTTGGCCTTACCAATATGTCCCAGCTCACTACACTTCATCTGGAAGAGAACCAGATCACAGAAATGCCTGATTACTGTCTACAGGACCTCAGCAACTTGCAAGAGCTCTACATCAACCACAATCAGATCAACAGCATATCTGCCAATGCCTTCTCTGGGCTTCACAACTTGCTCAGACTTCACCTGAACTCCAACAAGCTCAAGACCATCAACAGCCAGTGGTTTGAATCTACACCCAATCTGGAAATCCTCATGATTGGGGAGAACCCTGTGGTTGGAATAATGGACTTTAACTTCAAGCCACTGGGCAACCTGAGAAGCCTTGTTTTGGCTGGGATGGATTTGACAGACATCCCCGGAAATGCTTTTGTGGGACTTGACAATCTTGAGAGTCTATCTTTTTATGACAATAAGCTCATGCGAGTTCCTCAGAAAGCTCTCCAGAAACTACCTAACCTCAAGTTCTTGGATTTGAACAAAAACCCAGTGCACAAGATTCAGGAAGGAGATTTCAAGAACATGTTGAGATTGAAGGAGTTGGGTATAAACAACATGGCAGAGCTGGTTTCTATTGACCATTACGCCTTTGACAACCTTCCTGAACTCACTAAGATGGAAGCTACAAATAATCCCAAATTCTCCTACATCAACCACCAAGCCTTTCGTGATGTCCCAGCCTTGGAGAGTCTAATGCTGAACAACAATGCTCTGAATGCTCTCTATTACTCCACAGTGGACTCCCTCCCCAACTTACATGAGATCAGTATTCACAGCAACCCTCTTCGCTGTGACTGTGTCATCCAGTGGATGAGTTCTAACAAAACCACTGTCCGCTTTATGGAACCTCTGTCCATGTTTTGTGCCATGCCAGCAGAAGTCAGGGGTATGCATGTGCAGGAGGTGCTCCAGAAGAACTTAGCAACCCAGTGCCTGCCCATGATTTCTCATGATACCTTCCCCAGCCACCTCAATTTGGACATTGGCATGACCGTGGACTTGGACTGCAGAGCGATGTCCCAGCCAGAGCCTGAAATCTACTGGGTAACGCCAATGGGAAACAAGGTTATGGTGGACACCCCATCAGACAAGTATACCCTCAGCAATGAAGGAACACTGAGAATTTCTCATGTTCAAGTAGAGGATTCTGGCAGATACACTTGTGTAGCTCAAAATTCAGAAGGGGCTGACACAAGAGTGATAGCCATACGGGTGAATGGCACTCTGTTAGACAGCTCCCATCTTATGAAGATCTATGTCAAACAGACAGAATCTCATTCAATCCTGGTCTCCTGGAAAGTAAACTCAAACGTAATGATCTCTAACCTCAAGTGGTCATCTGCCACCATGAAAATTGACAACCCACATATTACTTACACTGCCAAGGTACCTGTGGATGTCCATGAGTACAACCTTACGCACTTACAACCAGATACTGAGTATGAGGTGTGCCTCACCGTCTCCAACATCTATCAACAAACGCAGAAgtcatgtgtgaatgtgacgACAAAGCAAGCAACCTTCACTGTGGAAATATCTGACCAAGGGACCAACACCGCTCTCGCAGCAGTCATGGGAACATTGTTTGCAATCATCAGCCTGGCTTCTCTGGGTGTGTACATTACTAAGAGGTGGAAGAGGAAAAACTACCATCATTCTCTGAAGAAGTACATGCAGAAAACCTCGTCAATACCACTAAATGAGTTATACCCTCCTCTTATCAACCTGTGGGAGGCAGACAGTGACAAGGAGAAGGAGGGTTCATCTGAGACCAAACCCAGCCAGGTGGACACCAGTCGCAGCTATTACATGTGGTGA
- the setmar gene encoding histone-lysine N-methyltransferase SETMAR, translated as MTVAVGGRRGVDLSNGLENIPVLIERSPDEPTCPEFQYSPDNVQGPGCTVDPSEITVPGCSCITQSCFTESCSCLQAHGRAYNNTRILLDLHKTNTGYCSPVFECNALCSCGDTCSNRVVQRGLRLRLEVFSTWNRGWGVRTLEPIKCGKFVCEYAGEVIGFEEARRRQLAQMTGQNNYIIAVREHAGTDSVTETFVDPAVVGNVGRFLNHSCLPNLFMLPVRVHSVVPRLALFAGRDIDVLEELTFDYSGGYSNQPSVELLSTRSDAAIQASRTDGLQRKACHCGSVPLGLQSHSCHLVLEHGYLGFFLWALLCT; from the exons ATGACTGTGGCTGTCGGTGGAAGGCGCGGGGTGGATTTGTCTAATGGCCTGGAGAATATTCCTGTTTTAATAGAGAGGAGCCCAGATGAGCCAACATGTCCTGAATTTCAG tACTCTCCAGATAATGTTCAGGGACCAGGATGCACTGTTGACCCAAGTGAAATCACTGTTCCTGGATGCTCCTGCATTACCCAATCCTGTTTCACTGAGAGCTGCTCCTGCCTGCAGGCTCATGGACGGGCATATAACAACACCCGCATACTGCTGGACctccacaaaacaaacactggttaCTGCTCACCTGTGTTTGAGTGTAATGCCCTTTGCAGCTGTGGTGACACTTGCTCTAATCGTGTTGTCCAAAGAGGGCTAAGACTCAGACTGGAGGTTTTCAGCACCTGGAACAGGGGCTGGGGAGTAAGGACACTAGAGCCGATCAAATGTGGgaagtttgtgtgtgaatatgcagGGGAAGTGATTGGCTTTGAGGAAGCCAGACGCAGACAGCTTGCTCAGATGACAGGGCAAAATAATTACATCATTGCTGTAAGGGAGCATGCAGGTACAGACTCTGTCACTGAGACATTTGTGGACCCAGCTGTAGTGGGAAATGTAGGCCGCTTTCTCAACCACTCCTGCCTGCCCAACCTATTCATGCTGCCAGTCCGAGTGCACTCTGTGGTTCCAAGACTGGCACTGTTTGCTGGACGGGACATTGATGTATTAGAAGAACTGACGTTTGACTACTCAGGAGGATACAGTAATCAACCTTCTGTAGAGCTGCTGTCCACACGAAGTGATGCCGCCATACAGGCCAGTAGGACAGATGGACTCCAGAGGAAAGCGTGCCACTGTG GAAGTGTCCCACTGGGTTTACAGTCTCACAGCTGTCATCTTGTCCTGGAACAC GGCTACCTGGGATTCTTTTTGTGGGCACTTCTCTGCACCTGA